One stretch of Shewanella sp. Arc9-LZ DNA includes these proteins:
- a CDS encoding FimV/HubP family polar landmark protein, with translation MRKGLIEVIILVFGLLGYIATPMAQVNHVSINSRQFELNNLPHLKINIVAQNDDASRLGFYIRQLDDSLDGNKVVQQKLAVQSINRFLLQLKGTDIISDVNAQLIVTEDTAKGAVTLAVMALFDAPYSVNSATLVSNVVTSRVLPVAKDTISGKASKKHQQDDRRLEQASSVPELSELSEPSEPSETSETSEPSTVESSLQAICVIERDNSDTLWRIANRYKEQWHTSVYGAMLAIFEANLMAFSKQKIHLLLKDVPLHCPSKAILAEYNNKAVDRKVFEVIEAKHAAK, from the coding sequence ATGCGTAAAGGACTTATTGAGGTCATCATTCTAGTATTTGGATTATTGGGCTATATTGCTACGCCAATGGCTCAAGTGAATCATGTCAGTATCAATAGTCGCCAATTTGAATTGAATAATCTCCCGCACTTAAAGATCAACATCGTGGCACAAAATGATGATGCGTCGCGGTTAGGTTTTTATATTCGCCAGTTGGATGACAGCTTGGATGGCAATAAGGTTGTGCAGCAGAAGTTAGCAGTGCAGAGTATTAATCGTTTTTTATTGCAGCTTAAGGGTACTGATATCATCAGTGATGTAAATGCACAGTTAATCGTTACCGAAGATACTGCGAAAGGAGCGGTTACGTTAGCAGTAATGGCCTTATTTGATGCCCCGTACTCAGTTAATAGTGCTACCTTAGTCTCTAATGTTGTTACGTCTCGAGTACTGCCAGTAGCAAAAGACACCATTAGTGGGAAAGCATCCAAAAAACATCAACAAGATGACAGGCGTTTAGAGCAGGCATCATCAGTACCAGAACTATCAGAACTATCAGAACCATCAGAACCATCAGAAACATCAGAAACATCAGAGCCATCCACAGTAGAATCCTCTCTTCAGGCAATCTGTGTAATTGAGCGAGATAATAGTGATACATTATGGCGTATTGCGAACCGTTACAAAGAGCAATGGCATACCAGTGTTTATGGGGCAATGTTAGCTATTTTTGAGGCTAACTTAATGGCATTTTCCAAACAGAAAATTCATTTATTATTAAAAGATGTTCCATTGCATTGCCCATCGAAGGCGATTTTAGCTGAATACAATAATAAAGCGGTAGATAGGAAAGTCTTTGAGGTCATTGAAGCAAAGCATGCGGCTAAATAA